The sequence ACCTTATCTGCTTTCAAAACAGGGAGACGTTAAGCTTTCTACTTCCGTAGCAACTACGGTGATGGAAAGAATTCTGGATGGCGGGACTTTACTTCTGTTCATGATAGCGGCAGTCCGTTTTGCTCCGGTCCCTGACTGGGTATTAAAAGCAGGCGAATCAGTGTTTGCTGTAATAGCTCTTTCAATTATGTTTCTTTTTTTTCTTGTATGGAAAGGAAGGCGCTATTTATTAAAATTTACTTCTTTTAAGCCATTAGCTCCTTTCCAGGAAAAGACTATCAGGATATTCGATTCTTTTAAACAGGGTTTTGATATAATGCCTGACAAGAAGGCATTTATTTTCGCGATTATTCTCTCTGTTATTTTCTGGGTAATTCCGGTTTTTAATACATATCTTCTCTTTTCCGCGTTTTCAATGGCTCTTCCCTTCAGTGCGGCCCTTACCCTTTTTATTATTGTAAGCATAGGGCTTATGATCCCTTCAGCGCCCGGTTTTATAGGGAATTTTCAATTCTTCTGCATCCTTGCATTAAGCCTTTATGGAGTAAACAAATCCGAGGCACTTGGTTTTTCAATAGTCCTTAACGCCGTGCAGTTTTTTTCCATAATTGCTCAGGGGATTCTATCACTATTCCTGAGCGGAATCAGGTTTAATGAAGTTATGAAAGCCGGAGAATCGCTGAAAACAGAAAATATACAGCCTTAACAATCAGCCAGCTTTGCGACCTGCTATAGTTTCAGTATCAATAATAAAACTCATTGATTTGTCCGGATGCTCTTTAGTAACCGCTATCTGGCGATCCATATATGCTTGTGGTACTCCATATTTATCTGAAGCGAGTTTAAGACTTTCCTCAAGCTCTTTAATATCCCTTATCTGTCTGATTTTTCCTTCAATGAAAACAGAACACCATCCGTTTTCATCTGCATCCCAGACACTAAATGCGGCATGTGCGTTTCTTTTGATACAGGTAAATTTCCTTCCCTGAGGAATAATACCTATTCTTATATTCTCACCATCAAAAATATACCAGCAAACTATGCCATACGGACGCTCTCCATCAACAAGAAGAAGGGTTCCCTCTCTCTTTTTATTGAGGAGCTTTGTTATTTCTGCTTTTGTCATTTCAACGGACATAAACTCTCCTTTGTAAATATCATTTTATAAAATCAGCTTTTTATTATTTGAGCGAGTTTCTTCCCTACATTAAAAACCTTATTCATTCCTTTTTCATCCTGAACCACAACACCTCTTCCATGAGCCGTGCCACGGCAGCCTGATGCTGTGACAGCAGCAACAGGTTCGATATTGCGCAAACTCATAAGCATCAACATTCCTTCCATCTGATCCATGTAAGTATCCGGCTCAAACCAAGCCCACGACATTACTAGGATACCGGGTTTTCTCCCTCCGAACCGTTCCCTGTTATAAGCATTACTCCAGCAGTCGAGCCTGTCCCAGAAAGTCGCGGTCTGGGCTGATTCACGGGCAGTGTATATGGGATATCCTATAACAATTCCATCTGCCTCGCAGAGCTTTTTATAGATTTCAGTCATGTCATCTTTAATTACGCAAAAATCTTCGATTCTTGAACCTTCCTCCCTGCACTTTCTGCAACCAATACAATAGCCGATTTTTTTGTTGTGAAGATAGATTGTTTCACACCTTGCTCCGGCCAGCTCAGCTCCTTCGTTTATTTTTTTAACAAGAAGGTCTGTGTTCCCTCCTTTTCTTGGGCTGCCACATATGGAAAGTATATAGGGCTTTTCTGATCTCCTGGTAATAGTTTTCTTTCCGGCAGTGTTTACCTTTACATTTATTTTTACCCATCTCCTTGCTGCTGCCCTGTAACCTTCTACTCCGCTTTTGGAGAGCTCTTTGAACTTCTCGGGAGACATCATTTTAAGAAAAAGCGGTCCAAAACCTGAAGGCATAACCTCCTTTGCTGATTTTAGAATATCATCCCTGCTAATTGCCTTGCGGCCTTCGAGCGCTGCCTTGCTCTGTGCATGGGTGGATATTCTTTCCTTCCATGTCGCGCGAACAATTGAAGGTGTAACTGCTATTATTGTCTCGAGTACTTCTTCTGCTTCTTCTGAAAATTTAACCGGTTTCATCTTCAGATAACTCCTTCATCTTTAAGCTTTTTTATCTTGGCCTCAGGATAATGAAGAACTTCGTGAAGTATATTTTCATTATGCTCACCAAGCATGGGAGGAGGAGAATATTGTTCTTTTACGCCTTCAATTTTTATAGGCGACCCTATAACTTTAACGTCTCCGCATTTGGGATGTTTTACTGTAACAATCATGTTTCTTGCCTCAACCTGCGGTTCTTCAAGGGCTTCAGCTATGGAGTTAACAGGAGCCCCCGGGATGCCTTCAGCATAGAAAAGCTTAACTATTTCTCTGCCGCTTTTCTTAAGAAAAGCCTGTTGTAAAACAGGTTCGAGTTCCGCCCTGTTTTTGGCTCTTTTTTCGTTTCTGTCAAACCTTGGATCTTTTGCAATTTCCGGAATCCCGAGTAGCCCGCAAAGTTTGACCCAGAAGTTTTCACCAAGTATGGCAACAACTATTTTTATGTCTTTCGTCTGATACATTTTGTAAGGAACTATGTTTGGATGAGCAGTTCCTTCAGGTTTTTTATCCCTTCTTCCTTCAATAAAATACGGAGACTGATGATAGCAGAGCATTGCAAGCTGGGTATCAAAAAGGCCAATGTCAATATGGCGCCCTTTCCCATCTTTCTCCCTGGCATAAAGTGCAGCTAAAATCCCGGCTATGCCAAAGAATGAGCCACCTAAATCTCCCATCGGCACACCCATTTTTGCAAGCGTTCCGTCTGGTTCGCCTGTTATGCTTATCTCGCCGCTTATCGCCTGCATGGTAAGATCATAACCCGGAATATCCTTGTACGGGCCATTGCTTCCAAAAGCTGTTATTGAACAGTAAATTAGATTTGGATTTATTTTTTTAAGATCTGAGTAACCTATTTTAAGCTTGTCTGCTACGCCGGCTCTGTAATTTTCAAGCACAACATCTGAGACCTTTACAAGATCGTGAAATATTTTAAGCCCTTTTTCATCTTTCAGGTTAAGGGTAAGGCTTTTTTTATTGCGGTTAATGCTCATGAAATAACCGCTCTCGCCATCTTTGAAAGGAGGGCCAAGCTGGCGTGATGGGTCGCCTCCATCAGGCTGTTCAATTTTAATTACATCGGCACCAAGATCACCTAGAACCATTGCGCAGTAAGGTCCTGATATTACCCT is a genomic window of Candidatus Schekmanbacteria bacterium containing:
- a CDS encoding flippase-like domain-containing protein, with product MKKKSFLIGFIISAFFIYLAVNKVDYGALKESLVNCNYLYLIPMVALSVLLQLCKAYRWKLIITPVKKIRLSLIYYLHCIGFMGINILPFRLGEFLRPYLLSKQGDVKLSTSVATTVMERILDGGTLLLFMIAAVRFAPVPDWVLKAGESVFAVIALSIMFLFFLVWKGRRYLLKFTSFKPLAPFQEKTIRIFDSFKQGFDIMPDKKAFIFAIILSVIFWVIPVFNTYLLFSAFSMALPFSAALTLFIIVSIGLMIPSAPGFIGNFQFFCILALSLYGVNKSEALGFSIVLNAVQFFSIIAQGILSLFLSGIRFNEVMKAGESLKTENIQP
- a CDS encoding flavodoxin family protein, which gives rise to MKPVKFSEEAEEVLETIIAVTPSIVRATWKERISTHAQSKAALEGRKAISRDDILKSAKEVMPSGFGPLFLKMMSPEKFKELSKSGVEGYRAAARRWVKINVKVNTAGKKTITRRSEKPYILSICGSPRKGGNTDLLVKKINEGAELAGARCETIYLHNKKIGYCIGCRKCREEGSRIEDFCVIKDDMTEIYKKLCEADGIVIGYPIYTARESAQTATFWDRLDCWSNAYNRERFGGRKPGILVMSWAWFEPDTYMDQMEGMLMLMSLRNIEPVAAVTASGCRGTAHGRGVVVQDEKGMNKVFNVGKKLAQIIKS
- a CDS encoding pyridoxamine 5'-phosphate oxidase family protein, with product MSVEMTKAEITKLLNKKREGTLLLVDGERPYGIVCWYIFDGENIRIGIIPQGRKFTCIKRNAHAAFSVWDADENGWCSVFIEGKIRQIRDIKELEESLKLASDKYGVPQAYMDRQIAVTKEHPDKSMSFIIDTETIAGRKAG
- a CDS encoding CoA transferase; this translates as MSQLLKGIRVLDLTRVISGPYCAMVLGDLGADVIKIEQPDGGDPSRQLGPPFKDGESGYFMSINRNKKSLTLNLKDEKGLKIFHDLVKVSDVVLENYRAGVADKLKIGYSDLKKINPNLIYCSITAFGSNGPYKDIPGYDLTMQAISGEISITGEPDGTLAKMGVPMGDLGGSFFGIAGILAALYAREKDGKGRHIDIGLFDTQLAMLCYHQSPYFIEGRRDKKPEGTAHPNIVPYKMYQTKDIKIVVAILGENFWVKLCGLLGIPEIAKDPRFDRNEKRAKNRAELEPVLQQAFLKKSGREIVKLFYAEGIPGAPVNSIAEALEEPQVEARNMIVTVKHPKCGDVKVIGSPIKIEGVKEQYSPPPMLGEHNENILHEVLHYPEAKIKKLKDEGVI